From Nitratidesulfovibrio vulgaris str. Hildenborough, a single genomic window includes:
- a CDS encoding NifB/NifX family molybdenum-iron cluster-binding protein — MPATLLIPLYRDEVAPRFDLAGEVLLVTLDAEGTETERSSVVLAHASSEDICRMALEEKVRTVICSGIDEEFWQYLRWKRIEVIDNVIGPVEEALRRHAAGMLRSGDILFHREGA; from the coding sequence ATGCCCGCGACACTGCTCATCCCCCTCTACCGCGACGAGGTCGCACCACGCTTCGACCTCGCCGGTGAAGTGCTGCTCGTGACCCTCGACGCCGAAGGGACCGAGACGGAACGCTCCAGCGTCGTGCTTGCCCATGCCTCTTCCGAGGACATCTGCCGCATGGCACTGGAAGAGAAGGTCCGCACCGTCATATGCAGCGGCATTGACGAGGAATTCTGGCAGTACCTGCGCTGGAAGCGTATTGAGGTCATCGACAACGTCATCGGCCCGGTCGAGGAGGCGTTGCGACGTCATGCGGCCGGAATGCTCCGTTCAGGCGACATCCTCTTCCACAGGGAGGGGGCATGA
- a CDS encoding ATP-binding protein produces the protein MKNPLGTMLSRLRSVFDVPDEIAPERYRMLRRKITLLMTAVSVLPLLILTAVSYHQYQSTLTREIVTPVRALVNKTRHSFELFLAERSSTVSLLAKTYSMAELSDEKNLNRIFLALKGEFPGFVDLGVIDGRGVQVGYVGPYDVRGKNYSEADWYNRTRVKGVYISDVFMGFRRFPHIAIAVQRMNPDGSSWMLRATIETTQFDRLIASMGLDPESDAFLINTAGVLQTNSRFYGNVLDVMPMPVPHLSYEPSIIDTEDPEGRQIFLSSAFLQNADFAIVAVKPKTEILRPWTSLRSDLLIFVAFSVALIISAAFGFTDMLVRRMRDSDERRIAAFVQIEHTQKLSSIGRLAAGVAHEINNPLAIINEKAGLAADLIALSQDFPQKERFSAIVEAISRSVDRCRSITHRLLGFSRRMDATYEQLDVNGILKETMSFLEQEAVHRSITIGTSLDAGLPRITSDRGQLQQVFLNIINNAFAAVQDGGSVTLTTFAADGGMVGVSIQDNGKGMSEEVQRHIFEPFFTTKKTAGTGLGMFITYGIIKRLGGEIGINSREGVGTTVTVYLPQDAPAPQSLEN, from the coding sequence ATGAAGAACCCGCTAGGCACCATGCTCTCGCGTCTGCGCTCGGTGTTCGACGTTCCGGATGAGATCGCGCCGGAACGCTACCGCATGCTGCGGCGCAAGATAACGCTGCTCATGACGGCGGTGTCGGTTCTGCCGCTGCTCATCCTCACCGCCGTAAGCTACCACCAGTACCAGAGCACCCTCACCCGCGAAATCGTCACCCCCGTGCGGGCGCTGGTGAACAAGACCCGCCACTCGTTCGAACTGTTCCTTGCCGAACGGTCGTCCACCGTGAGCCTTCTCGCCAAGACCTATTCCATGGCGGAACTTTCCGACGAGAAGAACCTCAACCGCATCTTCCTCGCGCTCAAGGGCGAGTTCCCCGGCTTCGTCGACCTCGGGGTCATCGACGGCAGGGGCGTGCAGGTGGGCTATGTCGGGCCGTACGACGTACGGGGGAAGAACTACTCCGAGGCGGACTGGTACAACCGCACCCGCGTGAAGGGTGTCTACATCAGCGACGTGTTCATGGGTTTCAGGCGCTTTCCGCACATCGCCATCGCCGTGCAGCGCATGAACCCCGACGGCAGTTCGTGGATGCTTCGCGCCACCATCGAGACCACGCAGTTCGACAGGCTCATCGCCTCCATGGGGCTCGACCCGGAGAGTGACGCCTTCCTCATCAACACCGCCGGAGTACTCCAGACCAACTCGCGCTTCTACGGCAATGTGCTCGACGTGATGCCCATGCCGGTGCCCCACCTGAGCTACGAGCCCTCGATCATCGACACGGAAGATCCCGAGGGCAGGCAGATTTTCCTCTCTTCAGCCTTTCTGCAGAATGCCGACTTCGCCATCGTGGCGGTCAAGCCCAAGACCGAGATCCTGCGCCCGTGGACATCGCTGCGCAGCGACCTTCTGATTTTCGTCGCCTTCAGTGTCGCCCTCATCATCTCAGCGGCCTTCGGCTTCACCGACATGCTCGTACGACGCATGCGCGACAGCGACGAACGGCGCATCGCCGCCTTCGTGCAGATAGAGCACACCCAGAAACTCTCCTCCATCGGCAGGCTGGCGGCGGGCGTCGCCCACGAAATCAACAACCCCCTCGCCATCATCAACGAAAAGGCGGGCCTTGCGGCAGACCTCATCGCGCTTTCGCAGGACTTTCCGCAGAAAGAACGCTTCTCGGCCATCGTCGAGGCCATCTCGCGTTCTGTCGACCGTTGCCGGTCCATCACGCACAGGCTTCTCGGCTTCTCGCGCCGCATGGACGCCACCTACGAGCAACTCGACGTCAACGGCATCCTCAAAGAGACCATGAGCTTCCTGGAACAGGAGGCCGTGCACCGTTCCATCACCATCGGCACCAGTCTCGACGCGGGGCTGCCACGCATCACCTCCGACAGGGGGCAGTTGCAGCAGGTCTTCCTCAACATCATCAACAACGCCTTCGCCGCAGTGCAGGACGGTGGTTCCGTGACGCTCACCACGTTCGCAGCGGACGGCGGCATGGTGGGCGTCTCGATACAGGACAACGGAAAGGGCATGTCTGAAGAAGTGCAGCGGCACATCTTCGAACCGTTCTTCACCACCAAGAAGACGGCGGGGACGGGCCTAGGCATGTTCATCACCTACGGCATCATCAAGCGACTGGGCGGAGAGATCGGCATCAACAGCAGGGAGGGCGTTGGCACCACCGTCACCGTCTACCTGCCGCAGGACGCGCCCGCACCGCAATCGCTGGAGAACTAG
- a CDS encoding response regulator, which produces MQDLKVLLVDDEEEFVTTLSERLALRGLATRVAMDGEQALREVQNDPPHVVVLDLMMPGIKGTETLRRIKAMHPGVQVILLTGHGSTRDGIEGMRLGAFDYLTKPLRLEDLLEKLREAGALARTAMGA; this is translated from the coding sequence ATGCAGGATCTGAAGGTCTTACTCGTCGACGACGAAGAGGAGTTCGTCACCACCCTTTCCGAACGTCTGGCACTGCGGGGCCTTGCCACACGTGTGGCCATGGACGGCGAACAGGCGTTGCGCGAAGTGCAGAACGACCCTCCCCATGTGGTGGTGCTCGACCTCATGATGCCGGGCATCAAGGGTACCGAGACGCTACGCCGCATCAAGGCGATGCATCCGGGCGTGCAGGTCATCCTGCTCACCGGGCACGGCAGCACACGCGACGGTATCGAAGGCATGCGCCTCGGGGCCTTCGACTACCTCACCAAACCCCTGCGGCTTGAAGACCTGCTGGAGAAGCTGCGCGAGGCCGGAGCACTGGCCCGCACGGCCATGGGAGCCTGA
- a CDS encoding sensor histidine kinase encodes MRENACVGCLTASASHELQNALAVIRESAGLMQDLIALGGENIPRRERIVELLSLIQQQVARGGELAGGLNTLGHAWEEDDGDLARILEEFVILAGRMGRMRSVTVGLAPGESGLRAPSAGLALRVLLFDLLQTCLEEAPGCALTFAPARRDGIPGIHLRVGLARCDATTDVLRRLDAQLARLGARKEPDNGHGTPARDEPDGVLYYFTACPSATGHRA; translated from the coding sequence ATGCGCGAGAACGCCTGTGTGGGATGTCTCACCGCATCCGCATCGCACGAACTGCAGAACGCCCTCGCGGTCATCCGCGAATCTGCCGGCCTGATGCAAGACCTCATCGCCCTTGGCGGAGAGAACATCCCCCGGCGTGAGCGCATCGTCGAACTGCTCTCTCTCATCCAGCAGCAGGTGGCGCGCGGCGGCGAGTTGGCGGGGGGGCTCAACACCCTTGGTCACGCATGGGAAGAGGATGACGGCGACCTCGCCCGCATCCTCGAAGAGTTCGTCATCCTTGCCGGGCGCATGGGCAGGATGCGTTCCGTCACCGTGGGACTGGCACCGGGCGAAAGCGGCTTGCGCGCGCCGAGTGCGGGGCTTGCCTTGCGAGTGCTGCTGTTCGACCTTTTGCAGACCTGCCTTGAAGAGGCTCCCGGTTGCGCGCTCACCTTCGCCCCGGCAAGGCGCGACGGCATTCCCGGAATACATCTGCGAGTAGGACTGGCACGTTGCGACGCGACTACAGACGTACTGCGCCGACTCGACGCGCAACTTGCCCGTCTCGGAGCCCGTAAGGAGCCCGACAACGGGCACGGAACGCCCGCAAGGGACGAACCGGACGGAGTGTTGTACTATTTCACGGCCTGTCCCTCTGCAACAGGGCACAGGGCATAG